One window from the genome of Pedobacter schmidteae encodes:
- a CDS encoding FecR family protein: MKKNKNISKLFSSYLDDQYTEVDLNEILKAFETETPKEELENRIRIELETNREPDAAVLQMMDRVEQRLLLSIRKEHIPVKKVRNLLPWFSGVAAAVLLIGFAWWSWFGNLNKRVVKDNVYGYANDVLPGGNKATLILSDGRSVELDKDKTALQELDGTEIAVKDGLLVYEGSTGNPGEKVLMNTLVVPKGGSYELSLPDGSRVWVNASSVLRFPTRFSGTERRVFVEEGEAYFEVAKNADMPFRVQIGKATVQALGTQFNVNLAEPQGMRATLAEGSILVSSLGKSVKLVPGQEAILSAPGTDFLVRKVDVEQVTAWKDGYFYFKNDRFEQIMKEVADWYGLKLQYEGIIPQSLYTGSLDRNAKLSEVLEMLKSISPAKFEIDGQKLIIDFK; encoded by the coding sequence TTGAAAAAGAATAAAAATATATCAAAGTTGTTTTCTTCCTATCTGGATGATCAGTATACTGAAGTCGATTTAAATGAGATTTTAAAGGCTTTTGAGACTGAAACTCCGAAGGAGGAGCTTGAGAACCGGATCAGGATTGAGCTGGAAACCAACAGGGAGCCGGATGCAGCCGTTCTGCAGATGATGGATAGGGTAGAGCAACGTTTGTTGCTTAGCATTAGAAAAGAACATATACCTGTAAAGAAAGTTCGTAACCTGCTGCCTTGGTTTAGCGGGGTGGCAGCTGCGGTACTTTTAATTGGTTTTGCCTGGTGGAGCTGGTTTGGGAACCTGAATAAGCGTGTTGTTAAGGATAATGTATATGGTTATGCCAATGATGTGCTGCCCGGAGGAAATAAGGCAACGTTGATTCTTTCTGATGGCAGGTCGGTAGAATTGGATAAAGATAAAACTGCGCTACAGGAACTGGATGGGACAGAGATTGCAGTTAAAGACGGCTTATTGGTTTATGAAGGATCGACCGGGAATCCCGGTGAAAAGGTATTGATGAATACATTAGTTGTACCCAAGGGGGGTAGTTATGAACTTTCTTTACCCGATGGATCGAGGGTTTGGGTAAATGCGTCTTCGGTATTGCGCTTTCCTACCCGCTTTTCCGGTACAGAAAGGAGGGTGTTTGTTGAAGAAGGTGAGGCCTATTTTGAGGTGGCGAAAAATGCGGATATGCCTTTCAGGGTGCAGATAGGGAAGGCTACTGTACAGGCCCTTGGGACACAGTTTAACGTGAATTTAGCTGAGCCGCAAGGGATGAGGGCAACGTTGGCGGAAGGCTCAATATTGGTGTCTTCCTTGGGTAAATCGGTAAAACTTGTTCCCGGACAAGAGGCGATTTTAAGTGCGCCTGGAACTGATTTTTTGGTTCGTAAAGTAGATGTGGAGCAGGTTACTGCCTGGAAGGACGGTTATTTTTACTTTAAAAACGATCGCTTTGAACAGATTATGAAAGAGGTAGCCGACTGGTATGGGTTAAAGCTGCAGTATGAGGGAATTATACCGCAATCGTTGTATACCGGAAGTCTGGATCGGAATGCTAAGCTTTCTGAAGTACTGGAGATGCTAAAATCCATCAGTCCGGCGAAATTTGAGATTGACGGACAAAAATTAATCATTGATTTTAAATAA
- a CDS encoding SusC/RagA family TonB-linked outer membrane protein, with protein sequence MNYFRHGKKPHGSTVYYPIVNKIIMTMKLTLFLVLFFTAGLWAASKGQEINLSVKDYPLEKVLSEIGRQTKFKFLYNNLLLKESGPVTIQVKHASLDEVLQELLVSRRLSYKKIARTITISRSIAKDQVLSVQEDITVSGTVSDSIGVLSGVSVVVKDRPRSGTMTDANGKFTLKAPADGTLIFRYVGFAEQSISVKGNTRMDVVLRAAPNLMTEVVVTALGISKEKRQVTYAIQEVKGESLKVARESNVAANLVGKIAGLQIQTKSTLFENPEINLRGESTTIVIDGVPAPAGFDMWSLNADDIENVTVLKGTASSALYGSLAQNGAIMITTKKGKGGASGVEMSYNSSTQFQAGFLRIPKTQHDYGMGFNGQYAFVDGKGGGLNDDYGYVWGPKLNQPDASTASGFVEITQYNSPTDPKTGKLIALPWIRRNKDNLQGFLNNGLLTTHNLSFAGTTDRADYRISVSQMYQKGQVPGTKLNSSTLSLAGSLKISDKLKAEATLSYNKQYSPNYPTSEYSPDNSLYNITLWMGPEVDIMDLKNYWKPGRDGLEQFTYNYSWYNNPWFLAGEKIRAYTNDVIVAQANMKYDFNKDLKFMIRGGITNSQSGSDSKIPYSYINYGTDAAPYGNYSLNKNNTMRFITDALLTYNKSFLKDFNITASLGASSRLDQQNGLSSQTIGGLSVPEWYNLANSRGPVKSTNTLKEKQVYGVYGYMDLSYKNMVTLSLTGRNDWTSALEAPHNAYFYPSASLSLIVSEMVKLPEVVSFVKLRGALTNATTDVEPYSTLTNYTVGTRWAGTPSLTLPEKLLAPGLKPNKTIAQEYGTEIRFLKNRIGLDFTYFSYDLVNNVVPIPLSLSTGYASTQTNGDKYKRRGIEVVLSGNPIKTKDFSWNIVANYSRLRKTVVEYYGGQEIRDGVKVGERMDAYRGYVWQRSPDGQIVYEGGIPQYVNQLVNMGYTNPDWEFGVGNNFAYRNFGLSFSFDGRIGGKMRNGLEAKMYEGGMHPATANSYRDDAYAGKKTFFAGGVQQTGGNVTYDAQGKITSDTRTFAPNTTGVNYIDWVFATYTNGIDEANFYDRTFVKLREVTLSYQMPASTLKRTPFKGMSLSVLGRNLMLWSKVPYMDPESYTSFDLAEPTTRNIGFNLNLKF encoded by the coding sequence ATGAATTATTTCCGTCACGGCAAAAAGCCGCATGGCAGTACTGTATATTACCCAATTGTCAACAAAATTATCATGACCATGAAACTGACCTTGTTCCTGGTTTTATTTTTCACTGCCGGTCTCTGGGCTGCAAGCAAAGGACAGGAGATCAATCTTTCTGTGAAAGACTACCCTTTGGAAAAAGTGTTGTCGGAGATTGGCAGACAGACAAAATTTAAATTTCTTTACAATAACCTGTTGCTGAAGGAATCGGGTCCGGTAACCATTCAGGTAAAGCATGCGTCGTTGGATGAGGTATTGCAGGAGCTACTGGTTTCAAGAAGACTCAGTTATAAAAAAATAGCAAGAACCATTACCATTAGCCGCAGCATTGCGAAAGATCAGGTATTGAGCGTTCAGGAGGATATTACTGTTTCAGGAACGGTAAGCGATTCAATTGGGGTACTTTCGGGTGTTTCTGTTGTGGTTAAAGACAGACCGAGATCAGGGACAATGACTGATGCTAATGGAAAGTTCACTTTGAAGGCCCCGGCAGATGGTACACTGATTTTTAGGTATGTAGGATTTGCGGAGCAAAGTATTTCGGTGAAGGGAAACACCCGTATGGATGTGGTATTGAGAGCCGCTCCTAACCTGATGACCGAGGTGGTAGTTACTGCCCTGGGGATCAGCAAGGAAAAGCGACAGGTAACTTATGCCATTCAGGAGGTAAAGGGCGAATCGCTTAAGGTGGCCAGGGAATCTAACGTGGCCGCCAATCTGGTGGGAAAAATAGCGGGTTTACAGATTCAAACCAAGAGTACGTTGTTCGAAAATCCGGAAATCAACTTACGGGGCGAAAGCACAACTATTGTGATTGATGGTGTGCCTGCGCCAGCGGGATTTGACATGTGGAGCCTGAATGCCGATGATATTGAAAATGTAACCGTGCTTAAAGGAACGGCTTCCTCTGCACTATACGGATCGCTGGCACAAAACGGTGCCATAATGATTACTACTAAAAAGGGAAAAGGCGGAGCTTCGGGGGTAGAAATGTCGTACAATTCCAGCACCCAGTTCCAGGCAGGTTTCTTAAGAATTCCTAAAACCCAGCATGATTACGGAATGGGCTTTAACGGACAATATGCCTTTGTAGACGGTAAAGGAGGCGGTTTAAATGATGATTACGGTTATGTATGGGGACCAAAACTAAACCAGCCCGATGCCAGTACAGCAAGTGGTTTTGTGGAGATTACACAATACAACAGCCCCACCGATCCTAAAACAGGTAAATTGATTGCCCTACCCTGGATTCGTAGAAACAAAGATAACTTACAGGGGTTTTTAAACAATGGGTTGCTGACAACGCATAATTTAAGTTTTGCAGGAACTACTGACCGGGCTGATTACCGGATTTCGGTATCGCAGATGTACCAGAAAGGGCAGGTGCCGGGCACCAAACTTAACTCGTCGACCCTTAGTCTGGCTGGAAGCCTAAAAATCAGCGATAAGCTGAAAGCGGAGGCTACCTTATCTTATAACAAACAATATTCGCCCAATTATCCGACATCCGAGTATTCGCCAGACAATTCTTTGTACAATATTACGCTGTGGATGGGACCAGAGGTAGACATCATGGATTTGAAGAACTATTGGAAACCTGGTCGTGATGGATTGGAGCAGTTTACTTATAACTACAGCTGGTACAATAACCCCTGGTTTCTGGCGGGCGAGAAGATCCGTGCCTATACCAATGACGTGATTGTTGCACAGGCCAATATGAAATATGATTTCAATAAGGACCTGAAGTTTATGATCAGGGGCGGAATTACCAATAGTCAATCGGGTAGCGACAGTAAAATCCCATACAGTTACATCAACTATGGTACGGATGCTGCCCCTTATGGCAATTACAGTTTGAATAAAAACAACACCATGCGTTTTATTACGGATGCCTTGCTGACTTATAACAAGAGTTTTCTGAAGGATTTTAATATTACAGCCAGTTTAGGGGCTAGCAGCAGGCTAGACCAACAGAATGGCTTGTCATCGCAAACCATTGGAGGGCTGAGTGTACCGGAATGGTATAACCTTGCAAATTCCAGAGGGCCGGTTAAATCCACGAACACATTGAAGGAGAAGCAGGTTTATGGGGTTTATGGATATATGGACCTGAGTTATAAGAACATGGTAACCTTGAGTTTAACGGGGCGTAACGACTGGACTTCGGCATTGGAGGCACCTCACAATGCTTATTTTTATCCTTCGGCCTCCCTGAGTTTAATTGTATCGGAGATGGTTAAACTACCCGAAGTGGTGTCTTTTGTAAAACTGAGGGGAGCATTGACAAATGCAACAACCGATGTTGAACCCTACAGCACCCTTACAAATTATACGGTAGGAACACGCTGGGCAGGAACACCTTCTTTAACCTTACCGGAAAAACTACTTGCACCCGGACTTAAGCCAAATAAAACCATTGCACAGGAGTATGGTACCGAAATCCGCTTTTTGAAAAACAGGATTGGGTTGGATTTTACTTATTTTAGTTACGATCTGGTTAATAATGTGGTTCCGATTCCTTTGTCACTGTCCACCGGTTATGCTTCAACCCAAACAAATGGCGATAAATACAAACGCCGCGGTATTGAAGTGGTTTTGAGTGGCAATCCTATAAAAACAAAGGATTTTAGCTGGAACATTGTAGCCAACTATTCGAGGTTACGCAAAACGGTTGTAGAATATTACGGAGGGCAGGAAATAAGGGACGGAGTAAAGGTAGGAGAGCGTATGGATGCTTACAGAGGCTATGTATGGCAGCGCTCACCCGATGGACAGATTGTTTATGAAGGCGGAATTCCGCAATATGTGAACCAGTTGGTGAATATGGGCTATACCAATCCCGACTGGGAGTTTGGCGTCGGTAATAATTTTGCTTACCGGAACTTTGGATTGAGTTTTTCGTTTGACGGACGCATAGGTGGAAAGATGAGGAACGGACTGGAAGCCAAAATGTACGAGGGTGGGATGCATCCTGCTACGGCCAATAGTTACCGGGACGATGCTTATGCAGGTAAAAAAACATTTTTTGCTGGAGGCGTGCAGCAGACAGGTGGAAATGTAACCTATGACGCACAGGGAAAAATCACCAGTGATACACGGACTTTTGCACCAAATACCACAGGGGTTAATTATATAGACTGGGTATTTGCCACCTATACCAATGGAATAGATGAAGCCAACTTTTATGACCGCACTTTCGTAAAGCTGAGAGAAGTTACATTGAGTTACCAGATGCCGGCTTCAACGCTAAAGAGAACACCTTTTAAGGGAATGAGTTTATCGGTGTTGGGACGGAACCTGATGCTTTGGTCGAAAGTACCATATATGGATCCTGAAAGTTACACTAGTTTTGATCTTGCCGAACCCACTACCCGCAATATTGGGTTTAACCTGAATTTAAAATTTTAA
- a CDS encoding SusD/RagB family nutrient-binding outer membrane lipoprotein has translation MNIKKFAGLLSFILLFTACKKFDYYLSNPNQPTNATPALLLTGICNTVFNINPISSAYAVRHLTYYERPNESINYNWNRAGFGNFGMLRQVKKMEELGQGNASYQGLGKFFRAVLYAQLTETFGDIPYGEAMMIDQGKDKPKYDNQEDVYVGILQDLEQANDLLQVGAGDAVKIDGDIIYRGNIGQWKQLVNAFRLRVLIHLSKREGNSKIKIKEQFNAILSNPSKYPLMSGIADNGQIVYNNSDVSNYYPTSGSLSVATLVSLEQSFVDLLKVRKDPRLFSFAEPVAGQVAGIFESYNGVDAGLSPADQQSTASKSSLIARRYVDLKAPVNEPMILLGYAEQEFLIAEGIVRGWSSGNAETYYNNGIMASLAFYKITGTKATDYLNGALVKYDAAKGLEMILLQKYLSFFMNSGWEPFYEQRRTGIPVFRVGPGTLNGGKVPKRWLYPLAEFQYNKENVEAAVARQYPEGDNTNAIMWLIK, from the coding sequence ATGAATATAAAGAAATTTGCAGGCTTACTTTCCTTCATTCTGTTGTTTACAGCATGTAAAAAGTTTGATTATTACCTCAGTAATCCCAATCAGCCTACCAATGCTACCCCTGCGTTGTTGTTAACGGGCATTTGCAATACTGTATTTAACATTAACCCCATCAGTTCAGCTTATGCTGTACGGCACCTGACCTATTACGAGCGGCCAAATGAATCCATCAACTACAATTGGAACCGCGCTGGCTTTGGCAACTTTGGTATGCTGAGGCAGGTGAAAAAAATGGAGGAACTGGGACAGGGAAATGCCAGTTACCAGGGATTGGGTAAGTTTTTTCGTGCAGTGCTCTATGCACAACTCACAGAAACATTTGGAGATATCCCATACGGAGAAGCTATGATGATAGATCAGGGAAAGGATAAACCCAAATATGATAACCAGGAAGATGTGTATGTCGGTATTTTACAAGATCTTGAACAGGCTAACGATTTGTTGCAGGTGGGGGCTGGTGATGCCGTCAAGATTGACGGAGACATTATTTACCGGGGCAACATTGGGCAATGGAAACAGCTGGTTAATGCTTTTCGTTTAAGAGTGCTGATCCATTTGTCGAAGCGTGAAGGAAACTCGAAGATCAAGATTAAAGAACAGTTTAATGCAATATTGAGCAATCCAAGCAAATATCCTTTAATGAGTGGTATTGCCGATAACGGGCAGATTGTGTATAACAACTCGGATGTAAGCAATTATTATCCCACCTCGGGCTCACTTAGTGTGGCTACACTGGTATCACTGGAGCAGTCTTTTGTCGATCTGCTGAAAGTACGCAAAGACCCCAGGTTGTTTTCTTTTGCTGAGCCAGTTGCCGGGCAGGTTGCGGGAATTTTTGAAAGTTACAATGGTGTAGATGCTGGCTTGTCGCCCGCTGACCAGCAAAGCACCGCATCAAAGTCTTCCTTGATTGCAAGGCGTTATGTAGACCTTAAAGCCCCTGTAAACGAGCCGATGATTTTACTGGGCTATGCCGAGCAGGAGTTTTTGATTGCTGAAGGGATAGTAAGGGGCTGGAGTTCGGGTAATGCTGAAACTTATTATAATAACGGTATTATGGCATCACTGGCTTTTTATAAAATAACGGGAACCAAGGCTACTGATTACCTGAACGGAGCGTTGGTGAAATATGATGCAGCCAAAGGACTGGAAATGATTTTACTGCAGAAATACCTATCTTTCTTTATGAATTCGGGTTGGGAACCTTTTTATGAACAACGCCGGACAGGAATTCCTGTTTTCAGGGTTGGGCCGGGTACTTTAAATGGAGGAAAAGTGCCGAAGCGGTGGTTGTATCCGTTAGCCGAATTTCAATACAATAAAGAAAATGTGGAAGCGGCAGTTGCCCGTCAATACCCTGAAGGAGACAATACCAACGCAATCATGTGGCTGATTAAATAG
- a CDS encoding endonuclease/exonuclease/phosphatase family protein → MKKLLLVYALVFNLSIVYGQSQVLLQEHFEQLAADRSLPGVKGKALNLTATAAKRKPLRMELSAAPSTGSFTVVIWIKAAPVDDESYVVLSNSTAGMDSTETIWELGKQAGGTWYWTAVCGKTRYEYRPTLQRQPVNDGKWHQLSFSFNDEKKEVRMYYDGKNVAIYYTPQLTSLLTKHSQLTIGGREKGDLGEWESFNGMLDEVEVYGGIASKKEVSTPFVGQLKVMNYNIWHGGNETGKYIGPMRIAEIIKQAGADIISMQETYGSGARIADALGYYFYLRSTNLSIMSRFPIAETITGEEPFYNGAAYISLGSGKQVLFATNWLNYPFDYWDDLEKNVVIDSDLWVAGMEKANAGKLKQILEAIKSDVRNEVPVIFCGDFNTGSHLDWTAATRHLNNGHIMPFPSGILMEKAGFKDAFRVIHPDPLKDRGITWSPQFPKAFKDRIDYIYYKGNGLVPIASKVIDTHHTAYPSDHGALVTTFKLLP, encoded by the coding sequence ATGAAAAAACTATTGCTTGTTTATGCCTTAGTATTTAACCTGTCTATTGTCTATGGGCAAAGTCAGGTGCTGTTGCAGGAGCATTTTGAACAGCTTGCTGCCGATCGAAGTTTGCCCGGAGTTAAAGGTAAAGCCTTAAACCTGACGGCGACAGCAGCAAAAAGAAAACCCTTAAGGATGGAGCTGTCGGCAGCTCCATCCACAGGATCTTTTACTGTGGTCATCTGGATTAAAGCTGCTCCTGTAGATGACGAATCTTACGTTGTTTTATCGAACAGTACGGCCGGAATGGACAGCACCGAAACCATTTGGGAGTTGGGCAAACAGGCCGGAGGGACATGGTACTGGACTGCGGTTTGTGGTAAAACCAGGTACGAATATCGGCCTACTTTGCAACGTCAGCCCGTTAACGATGGGAAATGGCACCAGCTATCTTTTAGCTTTAATGATGAGAAAAAAGAAGTACGGATGTATTATGATGGGAAAAATGTGGCCATTTATTATACGCCCCAGCTGACAAGCCTGCTAACCAAACATTCGCAGTTAACGATAGGTGGGCGGGAAAAAGGCGATTTGGGTGAATGGGAAAGCTTTAATGGCATGTTGGATGAGGTGGAGGTGTATGGTGGCATTGCTTCGAAAAAAGAGGTTTCCACTCCGTTTGTCGGACAGCTTAAGGTGATGAACTACAACATCTGGCATGGGGGAAATGAAACCGGAAAGTATATTGGGCCAATGCGGATTGCAGAAATTATCAAACAGGCCGGTGCCGATATTATTTCCATGCAGGAAACTTATGGGTCGGGTGCTCGCATTGCGGATGCACTGGGCTATTATTTTTACCTCCGAAGTACCAATCTTTCTATCATGAGTCGTTTTCCAATTGCCGAGACCATTACCGGCGAGGAGCCTTTTTACAATGGGGCTGCCTATATTAGCCTGGGATCGGGAAAACAGGTGTTGTTTGCAACGAATTGGCTCAATTATCCATTCGATTACTGGGATGACCTCGAGAAAAATGTCGTAATTGATAGCGATTTGTGGGTAGCAGGTATGGAAAAGGCAAATGCGGGGAAGCTAAAGCAGATTCTTGAAGCGATAAAGTCGGATGTGAGAAATGAGGTGCCAGTGATTTTTTGCGGCGACTTCAATACGGGCTCCCATCTGGACTGGACAGCCGCAACCCGGCATTTAAATAACGGACATATTATGCCTTTTCCCAGTGGAATCCTGATGGAGAAAGCCGGATTTAAAGATGCTTTCAGGGTGATACATCCCGATCCTTTAAAAGATAGGGGAATTACCTGGAGTCCTCAGTTCCCTAAGGCCTTTAAAGACAGGATAGATTACATCTATTATAAGGGGAATGGTTTGGTTCCTATTGCGTCGAAGGTGATTGATACCCATCACACAGCATACCCTTCGGATCATGGAGCGTTAGTGACGACCTTTAAACTTCTGCCTTAA
- a CDS encoding agmatine deiminase family protein, whose amino-acid sequence MIENLYPNRTVVGIDLRNLYANGGIIHCVN is encoded by the coding sequence ATTATAGAAAATCTATATCCTAATAGAACTGTAGTAGGAATAGACCTGAGAAATTTGTATGCAAATGGGGGAATTATACATTGTGTAAACTAG